One Gimesia aquarii DNA segment encodes these proteins:
- a CDS encoding carbon storage regulator has product MLVLTRKLTEEIRIGDEILVKVIRTGKGSIKIGVDAPDHLRVVRGELFEEELEAESKPVHKSREDNRDGDSLPGSTSIGVLSVAEAARLVC; this is encoded by the coding sequence ATGCTGGTTTTGACACGGAAGTTGACTGAGGAAATCCGAATTGGAGATGAAATTCTGGTGAAAGTGATTCGTACAGGAAAAGGCTCCATCAAAATTGGCGTTGATGCTCCAGATCACCTCCGCGTTGTTAGAGGTGAATTATTCGAGGAAGAACTAGAGGCAGAAAGTAAACCAGTGCATAAGAGCCGGGAGGATAATCGGGACGGCGATTCTCTTCCCGGCTCAACGTCGATCGGAGTACTTTCCGTTGCAGAAGCAGCCCGGTTAGTTTGTTAA